TGGTGGTAACAACGCCAATAGAGCATCTCTAATAAAGATGCTCTGCATGAACATCCATACAATGATGATCAGCAAACAGCTCAATTCACAGTTATATTCTATTGTTGAAGTTTATGAAAAAGCCAGAGTGATTAGCTCTGGCTTTTTTGTTTTTACGAAAATGGTTTGGGCTTTATAAAGATTTGTTAAAATTAGTCAAATAACAGGCTTTAAAGTGTCTATTCCTACTTACGATAATTTATTAAATCCAGCATTACAGGCGTTTCATAATCTAGGAGGATCTGCCTCCATCGATGAATTGGAAGAAGAGGTTGCAAAACTTCTTAATTTATCGGATGCCGATTTGAATGAGCTCATGGAAAACCAATCTAGGTCTCGTTTCAATTATCGCCTTGCATGGGCGCGAAATTATCTGAAAAACTATGGATTACTTGAAAATACGGCGAGGGGTATATGGGCTCTTACACAAGCAGGAAGGGATACCAAGAAGATCGATCGTCTTGCTGTAGTACAGAAAGTTCGAGAAAAATTTCGTATTAAAGAAGATTTTGAATCTAATAGTGAGATCGACGAATTAGAATCGGAAGAAAATATTCCATGGCAAGAAGAATTGCTGAGTTTGTTAAAACAAATGAAACCTGACGCTTTTGAAAGGCTTTGCCAACGGATATTACGAGAATCTGGATTCGTTAATGTAGAGATTACTGGTCGTTCTGGTGATGGCGGCATTGATGGTCGCGGAGTAG
The DNA window shown above is from Leptospira koniambonensis and carries:
- a CDS encoding restriction endonuclease → MSIPTYDNLLNPALQAFHNLGGSASIDELEEEVAKLLNLSDADLNELMENQSRSRFNYRLAWARNYLKNYGLLENTARGIWALTQAGRDTKKIDRLAVVQKVREKFRIKEDFESNSEIDELESEENIPWQEELLSLLKQMKPDAFERLCQRILRESGFVNVEITGRSGDGGIDGRGVVRLGGLLSFHVYFQCKRYKDVVNPSVVRDFRGAMSGRADKGLIITTGRFTPEAKREALRDGAIPLDLIDGQELVTKLKELRLGVLVKERIVEDVTIEKEWFLGL